The genomic region CAGGCCACCATGCGGACGTTCATCAAGGGGTACAACGAGAAGTACGGCGCCACGCTCATCCTCACCAGCCACTACATGGACGACGTGGCGGCGCTGTGCCCCCGGGTCATCGTCATCGACAAGGGGACGCTGTCCTATGACGGCGGCCTGGACGCGCTGGTGCAGCGCGTGCGCCCGGAGAAGCGCGTGGTGCTGCGGCTGGCCGAGCAGGTGGACGCCGCGCGCCTGGAACTGCTGGGCCGGGTGGTGCTGCATGAGGCGGGCGCCGTGGTGCTCCAGGTGCCGCAGGAGGCCGTCAACGCCACCATCTCCCGTGCGCTGGCGGGGCTGCCGGTGACGGACCTCACGGTGGAGAACGCGCCGCTGGAGGAGGTCATGAGCGAGCTGTTCGCGGAGAACAAGGCGCGCCGTGTGGCGACCGCCGAGGCCACCGCGAGCGAGTCGGTGCCGGCATGAGCCTGCACACCACGCTGCGCGCCATGCCCACGCTGCTGCGGGTGGGCTTCGCCGAGGCGGTGGCCTACCGCGCGGAGATGTTCATCTGGGTGCTGTCCACCACCCTGCCGCTGGTCAACATGGTGCTCTGGATGGCGGTGGCGCGCACCGCGCCGGTGGGCCGCTTCGGGCAGGCGGACTTCGTGGGTTACTTCCTGGCCACCTTCGTGGTGCGCCAGCTCACCAGCGTCTGGGTCGCCTGGGTCATCAACTGGGAGGTGCGGCAGGGCACGCTGGCCATGCGCCTGCTACGCCCCATCTCCCCGCTGTGGGCGTACGCGGCGGAGAACGTCGCCGGCTTCCCCATGCGCCTGCTGGTGGCCGTGCCGGTGATGGTGCTCAGCGTGGTGCTGGTGGGCAGCAAGGCGGTGCCGCAGCACGCGTGGCAGTGGGGGTTCTTCGTGCTGGCGGTGCTGGGCGGGTGGGCCATCACCTTGCTGGTCAATATCGCCATTGGCGCGCTCAGCTTCTTCCTGGGCAGCAGCCTGAAGGTGATGGAGGTCTGGCTGGTGCTCTTCTTCGTCTGCTCTGGCTACATGTACCCGGTGGAATTGCTGCCCGCGGGGCTGCGCACCCTCATCAACTGGCTGCCGTTCCGCTACCAGATTGGCCTTCCGGTGGAGCTGATGACGGGCGCGCACGACTGGCGCGAGGCGCTGGTGCTGCTGGGAGCGCAGTGGACCTGGGTGGCGCTGCTGGGCGTGTTGACCGTCGTTCTGTGGAAGCAGGGCGTGAAGCGCTTCGCGGCGTTTGGAGGCTAGGGGCATGGTGCGGCGCTACTTGCGGTTGTTGGGAATCCAGCTCAAAGCCTCCGGGCTGCTGGCGCTCCAGTACCGCGCGGACTTCTTCACCGAGGGAGTCACCTCCTTCTTCTGGACCTTCACCGCGCTGGCGCCGCTGTTCGTCGTGTACGGCGAGCGGCCCGTGGTGGAGGGGTGGGGCTTTGGCGAGGCGCTGCTGGTGGTGGGCTGGTTCACCCTCCTGCAGGGCATCCTCGAGGGCGCCATCAACCCCAGCCTCACGGGCGTGGTGGAGCACATCCGCAAGGGCACGCTGGACTTCGTGCTGCTCAAGCCCGCGGACGCGCAGTTCCTGGTGTCCACCCAGCGCTTCCTGCCCTGGCGTGCCTTCAACGTGCTCACCGGGCTGGGGCTGTTCGTCTACGCCTTCGTGCAGCTGGGGCGCGCCCCGTCGCTGACGGGCGTGCTGGCCTCGGTGCTGCTCTTGGGCACCAGCACGCTGCTGCTCTACTCGCTGTGGATATTGACGGTGAGCGCGGCCTTCTTCGTCGTGCGCGTGGACAACCTCACGTACCTCTTCACGTCCATCTTCGACTTCGCGCGCTGGCCGTCCTCGATGTTCCAGGGCGTGGCGAAGGGTGCGCTGACGCTCGTCTTTACCTACGTCATCCCCCTGGCGCTGATGACCACCTTCCCCGCCGAGGCCATGCTGGGGCGGCTGCCGGCGAGGTCCCTCGTCGGCGCCGTGGTGGGCTCGGTCGCCTTCGCCTGGGTGGCCCGCCGCGTGTGGCTGCGCTCCATCGGCCACTACACCTCCGCCAGCAGCTAGCAGCGTGGCCGCGAGCCAGGCAGGAGGCGTGCCCGGCGCGCCCGACGTGCACCCACTCTTCCAGGAGGGACGTATCCTCCTGGGAGAGCTGTCATCCCCGGCGGGTCAGCTCTCGTGCTTCACCGCGATGGCGTCGATGGCGATGAGCCAGTCATCCGAGGCGAGCCGGCGCACCTCGACGATGGTGTTGGCGGGCTTGCGGCCCGTCAGGTAGCGGCTGCGCACGGCGCCCACCTTGGCGCGCTGGGAGATGTCCGTGACGTAGATGGTCAGCTTCGTCACGTCGTCCAGGGTGGCGCCTTCCGCGGCCAGCAGGGCCTTCAGGTTGTCGAAGACCTGCTCCGCCTGCCGGGTCATGTCCCCCGCGCCCACGAGCTGTCCCTGCGGGTCCAGCGCCAGCTGCGCGGAGATGAAGAGCAGCCGCGCGTTCGTCACCGGGACGCTGACCGCCTGCGTGAAATGCGAAGGCAGGCTGTAGACGGTGGGGGGATTGAGATCTCGTCGCTCCAAGGCATCTCTCCAGGGTGGATGCGCTCGCGCGACGCGTGCTCGCCCGGCAGGCGTGCCGCCGCCATGGCGAGCGGTTGAGCGCCCTGCATGTAATTGTCACCAGGCAATGTCAAGCGTGACGGGCGGAAGAGGCCCTCGCGCCTCACCATGGGAGGTTGCGAGGCACAGGAGCGTCGTCCAGGGCCTCGGCGCGTCCCATCGGACTGCCAAAGTACACCTCCGAGGAACTCAACCGGATTGAGGGCCCGTGGGGCCCGCTCAAGCTGGCGTTCTTCAGCCGCATGCCGACGTGGAGGTGGGAGGACTTATGCTAGCGTCGCCCATCTCCTGGAGCGACAGGGCCGCCCAGGAGGCTTTCAACATCTCTCACACGTGTGCCCTCGTATGGTAGGCAATGCCTACCTCGGATGGCTTGGCTTAGACGAGGGCTTCCTGGAGGACCATGTGATCCAGTCGTACTCGGCAACGAACAGCATTCCCATCGAGCGCATCGAGGACCCCACCGAGGAGTTCTTCCGGAAGAACTACCTGGAGAAGGGCCGTCCCGTCGTCATCGTCCAGAAGAAGTCTCCGCCGCCGCAGCTCAAGTGGGACTTCGACTACCTGGCGCGGGTGGCGGGGGACTCGCCCGTCCCGGTCTACGACTGGGGCGACAAGGGCCCCACGGTGAATGACGACTTCGAAATCACGCAGATGAAGCTCGCGGAAGCCCTGGTGCACGCGAAGAAGGTGCACAGCCCCGAGACGCAGCGCTACTCGGTGTGCCAGCTCTCCATCAGCCGGTTCCTGCCGACCCTGAGCGGGGAGTACAAGACGCCGGACTTCATCGCGAACGCCGAGTCGCTCGACCAGCTCCCGGAGCCCTTCAGCGAGACGTCCCGCCGTGCGCTGTTCGTCAGCTTCTTCCGTGGCATTCACTGGCACAACGGCCGCGAGGTGGTGGCGCAACTGGCGCACGGCCAGAAGAAGTTCATCCTCTACCACCCGAACGACTCCCGCTTCCTCTATCCCCGCAAGCTGCAGGACAGCGGCATGGCCTGGTTCGACGAGAACGAGGCGGTCTTCTGCAGCGAGATTCCCTTCGAGAGCGGGCTCGACAAGATCGACCTCAAGAAGTTCCCGCTCTACGAGCACGCAAGCCCCTACGAGGTGGACCTGAAGGCAGGGGAGTCCCTCTTCATTCCCTCGCACTGGTGGCACTTCACGGTGGCGCACGAGCCCTGCATCGTCATCGCGCACTTCTGGGACTCGCCCTTGCGTCGCTGGGGCATGCCCATCGGCTGGCGCAGCCTCATCATGAAGCCGTACCGGAAGTACCTCTACCAGCACGTGCTCAAGGCGAAGAAGACCTTCAGCAAGGACTCGAAGATCAAGGCTGACGCCGTCTGAGGATGGCTTCCGAGCGCACAGTCCTCATCACCGGAAGCAACCGCGGCATCGGGCTGGAGTTCGCGACCCAGTATGCGTCGGACGGGTGGCGGGTGCTGGCCACCTGCCGCGCTCCCGAGGCCGCCCGGGAGCTGCTGGAGCTGCAGCAGCGGTTCCCCGCCAGCGTCCACGTCCATGCCCTGGACGTGGGCGAGCCCGCGCAAATCGACGCACTCGGCGCGCTCCTGAAGGAGGAGCGCGTGGACCTGCTCGTCAACAATGCGGGCTGGGCCGAGCGGCGCGCCACGCTGGAGCAGGCCACCGCTTCGTACGAGTCGTGGGAGCGCTCCATGCGGGTCAACGCCTTCGCGACGATGAAGATGGCGCAGGCCTTCCTGGAGCCGGTGGCGCGCAGCCACAAGCGCACGATGGTCTCCATCGGCAGCCAGATGGGCAGCATCACCGAGAACGACACGGGGACCCGGTACGGCTACCGGGTCTCCAAGGCCGCGGTGAACATGGTCGTCCGGACGCTCGCCATCGACCTGGCCGCCCGGGGCATCATCGTCGTCAGCCTGCATCCCGGCTGGGTGAAGACGGGGCTGGGCGGGCCGGCGGCGACGCTGACCCCTCGTGAGAGCGTCCTGGGACTGAGGGGCGTCATCGACCGGCTGACGCCCGTCGAGTCGGGGCGCTTCTTCGCCCATGACGGCCGGGAGATTCCCTGGTAGCTCGCGCGCCCGGCGCCGCCGCTCAGCGGCGCTCGGCGAGCGCCTGGATGATGGCCTTCTCCACCAGCGAGGCGCTCGCCGCGTGTTCGGGCTGGAGCCGCATCGGCTCGTGGAGCCCGACACAGCGGTTGGCGGCGATGCGCACCGTGTCGCGCGTGTTGGGGCTGCGCGCGTGGACCATGAACGGGTGCATCCAGAGCACGTCCCCGGCCCGGCCCGTCACCTCCACGGCGGGCAGGTCCTGGAGCGACTCCGCAATGGCGCGCATCCTGGCGTAGGGCAGCCCCTCGGGCTCGGCCTCATGGAGCAGCCGGGCCACCGCCTTGTGAGAGCCGACGCGCACGGCCGTCCCTCCGCCGCCGGGCTCGATGTCGGTCAGCATCTCGATGCCCACGAGCCCCTGCTCGGGCGACGTCAGATGGTGGTGGAAGTGGATGCCGTCGACGTGCCACCCCGTGGCGGGGGCCTGCCAGGAGGCGCTGGAGTCGGGAAAGCGCAGCACCACCCAGCCAATCCCGTCGCGCCGCGTCCACCAGCGCCCGCTGCCGAGCAGGTCATCCAGCGAGCCGCAGAAGCGGGGCGTGAAGAGGTCCGCGATGGGCCCGTCGTGGATGATGGACTCAATCTGCGTGCCGGCGCGCTTCCACGTCGAGCGGTCCGTGGGGTGCTCCTCCACCCGGGCCCAGACATGCGGCAGCAACTGCGCCGCGGTGTCGCGGTGGAAGGCCTCCCGGACGACCACGAAGCCCTGCTCCAGGAAGGACGTGGCCTGCTCTGGAGTGAGAACCTGCAAGTGCTGTTGCTCCTGCCGCATGTGTTCCGCTCCCGCTCTCGGATGATGGCCCGGCCGGTCGCTGCGTCAATA from Pyxidicoccus trucidator harbors:
- a CDS encoding ABC transporter permease, translating into MSLHTTLRAMPTLLRVGFAEAVAYRAEMFIWVLSTTLPLVNMVLWMAVARTAPVGRFGQADFVGYFLATFVVRQLTSVWVAWVINWEVRQGTLAMRLLRPISPLWAYAAENVAGFPMRLLVAVPVMVLSVVLVGSKAVPQHAWQWGFFVLAVLGGWAITLLVNIAIGALSFFLGSSLKVMEVWLVLFFVCSGYMYPVELLPAGLRTLINWLPFRYQIGLPVELMTGAHDWREALVLLGAQWTWVALLGVLTVVLWKQGVKRFAAFGG
- a CDS encoding ABC transporter permease; its protein translation is MVRRYLRLLGIQLKASGLLALQYRADFFTEGVTSFFWTFTALAPLFVVYGERPVVEGWGFGEALLVVGWFTLLQGILEGAINPSLTGVVEHIRKGTLDFVLLKPADAQFLVSTQRFLPWRAFNVLTGLGLFVYAFVQLGRAPSLTGVLASVLLLGTSTLLLYSLWILTVSAAFFVVRVDNLTYLFTSIFDFARWPSSMFQGVAKGALTLVFTYVIPLALMTTFPAEAMLGRLPARSLVGAVVGSVAFAWVARRVWLRSIGHYTSASS
- a CDS encoding RidA family protein → MERRDLNPPTVYSLPSHFTQAVSVPVTNARLLFISAQLALDPQGQLVGAGDMTRQAEQVFDNLKALLAAEGATLDDVTKLTIYVTDISQRAKVGAVRSRYLTGRKPANTIVEVRRLASDDWLIAIDAIAVKHES
- a CDS encoding cupin-like domain-containing protein, whose protein sequence is MIQSYSATNSIPIERIEDPTEEFFRKNYLEKGRPVVIVQKKSPPPQLKWDFDYLARVAGDSPVPVYDWGDKGPTVNDDFEITQMKLAEALVHAKKVHSPETQRYSVCQLSISRFLPTLSGEYKTPDFIANAESLDQLPEPFSETSRRALFVSFFRGIHWHNGREVVAQLAHGQKKFILYHPNDSRFLYPRKLQDSGMAWFDENEAVFCSEIPFESGLDKIDLKKFPLYEHASPYEVDLKAGESLFIPSHWWHFTVAHEPCIVIAHFWDSPLRRWGMPIGWRSLIMKPYRKYLYQHVLKAKKTFSKDSKIKADAV
- a CDS encoding SDR family oxidoreductase, whose product is MASERTVLITGSNRGIGLEFATQYASDGWRVLATCRAPEAARELLELQQRFPASVHVHALDVGEPAQIDALGALLKEERVDLLVNNAGWAERRATLEQATASYESWERSMRVNAFATMKMAQAFLEPVARSHKRTMVSIGSQMGSITENDTGTRYGYRVSKAAVNMVVRTLAIDLAARGIIVVSLHPGWVKTGLGGPAATLTPRESVLGLRGVIDRLTPVESGRFFAHDGREIPW
- a CDS encoding phytanoyl-CoA dioxygenase family protein, coding for MQVLTPEQATSFLEQGFVVVREAFHRDTAAQLLPHVWARVEEHPTDRSTWKRAGTQIESIIHDGPIADLFTPRFCGSLDDLLGSGRWWTRRDGIGWVVLRFPDSSASWQAPATGWHVDGIHFHHHLTSPEQGLVGIEMLTDIEPGGGGTAVRVGSHKAVARLLHEAEPEGLPYARMRAIAESLQDLPAVEVTGRAGDVLWMHPFMVHARSPNTRDTVRIAANRCVGLHEPMRLQPEHAASASLVEKAIIQALAERR